A region of Maridesulfovibrio sp. DNA encodes the following proteins:
- a CDS encoding MMPL family transporter gives MIKIKQMIILFATRRSWSTIMLLLLLTLVTGSFFPQVVIDTDPEHMLPADEPSRIFHNEAKRKFSLSEIVVLGVINEDNPYGVFNPDTLKRVYELANFAKTLRWDNPDDPSKKDGVIEVDMVAPSLVEHISQDGPGAISFDWLMPHPVHTQDQADVVRAKVFSNPILAGHMASQDGQAVCLYLPLTDKYQSYRVYSALHEKIKELGGNDEYHITGLPVAQDAIGIEMFSEMTLASPLAMGTIFLLLFMFFRSLSLTFLPMIIATLSVVITMGAMIGFGYEVHIMSSMIPVFLMSIAVVDSIHILSEFFDHYSAEKGRKETIVEVLNILFMPMLYTSLTSAAGFISLALTPIPPVQIFGVFVGLGIMVAWLLTIMFVPAYIMVLPARFFSNFGFAKRRQGKSSLMAKVLQKTGGASFRHAKPLLAMFVILIVVSIWGISKIQINDNPVKWFASSHPIRLADTALKDHFKGTYPAYLILESEGPETYLFESEKRKLGEKFIAFADKLTPEFSSAHTIAKQFLVEFMDSQQSGISEQDFLDRAVQLAEQKAKNSDDDGFYLYEEFANFFSLEKEGQKPFKNPEMLAYLGGLQKAIKEAGLVGKSIAPTDLVSKIHQELTDGSEANYRVPETLQGVAECYMQFQQSHRPHDLWHYVTPDYNGACVVFMLSSGDNKVMEAVTDFVSDYFTKNPPPMPVAYNWAGLTYINVAWQNQMVEGMLRSFIGSFAIVLIMAVFLFRSVKWGVLCMVPLTITIVFIYGFIGLIGKDYDMPVAVLGVLTLGMSVDFAIHFVERSRKIYSETGSWRETLTRMYGAPARAITRNVLVISIGFLPMLISALIPYRTTSLLLSSIMLLSGVLTLVVMPAIITLAPKWFFARDKVVVPEESTATTVPVEVNR, from the coding sequence TACAGGATCGTTTTTTCCGCAGGTGGTCATTGATACGGACCCGGAGCATATGCTGCCCGCTGATGAGCCTTCGCGCATTTTTCATAATGAGGCGAAAAGGAAGTTCTCTCTTTCGGAGATAGTGGTGCTGGGGGTTATCAACGAGGATAACCCCTACGGGGTATTTAATCCCGATACCTTGAAGCGGGTCTATGAGCTGGCGAATTTTGCCAAAACACTGCGCTGGGACAACCCGGATGATCCGTCCAAAAAGGACGGGGTGATTGAAGTGGATATGGTGGCCCCGTCGCTGGTGGAGCATATCAGTCAGGACGGTCCCGGAGCCATTTCTTTTGACTGGCTCATGCCCCATCCGGTGCATACACAGGATCAGGCCGACGTGGTGCGTGCGAAGGTTTTTTCAAATCCTATTCTGGCGGGGCATATGGCTTCGCAGGACGGACAGGCCGTCTGCCTTTACCTGCCCCTGACCGATAAATATCAGAGCTACCGCGTTTATTCCGCCCTGCATGAAAAGATCAAAGAACTTGGCGGGAATGATGAATATCATATTACCGGACTTCCTGTGGCGCAGGATGCTATCGGCATTGAGATGTTCTCCGAGATGACTCTGGCATCGCCGTTGGCCATGGGGACGATCTTCCTGCTGCTGTTCATGTTTTTTCGCAGTTTGTCGTTGACCTTCCTGCCCATGATCATAGCCACCCTGTCAGTGGTCATCACAATGGGGGCCATGATAGGTTTCGGGTATGAAGTACATATCATGAGTTCCATGATCCCGGTTTTCCTGATGTCCATAGCGGTGGTGGATTCCATACATATATTATCGGAATTTTTTGACCATTATTCGGCGGAGAAAGGCAGAAAGGAGACAATTGTCGAGGTCCTGAATATTCTTTTCATGCCAATGCTCTATACCTCGCTCACATCCGCAGCGGGCTTTATTTCCCTTGCCCTCACTCCCATTCCCCCGGTTCAAATCTTCGGCGTGTTTGTCGGGCTGGGCATTATGGTCGCGTGGCTTTTGACCATCATGTTCGTCCCTGCCTACATCATGGTCCTGCCTGCCCGTTTCTTCAGCAACTTCGGGTTTGCGAAACGCAGACAGGGTAAAAGTTCCCTTATGGCAAAGGTGCTGCAGAAAACCGGGGGAGCTTCATTCCGCCACGCAAAACCGCTGCTGGCAATGTTTGTAATTTTGATAGTTGTTTCCATATGGGGAATCAGCAAAATCCAGATTAACGACAACCCGGTAAAATGGTTCGCGTCCAGCCACCCCATCCGGTTGGCCGATACCGCTTTGAAGGATCATTTCAAAGGAACTTACCCGGCATATCTGATCCTTGAAAGCGAGGGGCCCGAAACATATTTATTTGAATCTGAAAAACGTAAGCTGGGTGAAAAGTTCATTGCTTTCGCTGATAAGCTTACCCCGGAATTCTCATCTGCACACACTATCGCCAAGCAATTTCTTGTGGAATTCATGGACTCTCAGCAATCCGGGATTTCAGAACAGGACTTTCTTGACCGGGCGGTACAGCTGGCTGAACAAAAAGCCAAAAATTCCGATGACGACGGCTTTTATCTCTATGAGGAATTCGCAAATTTTTTCAGTCTAGAAAAAGAGGGACAAAAACCGTTTAAAAATCCTGAAATGCTGGCTTATCTCGGTGGCTTGCAAAAGGCGATTAAAGAGGCCGGTCTGGTGGGCAAGAGCATTGCCCCCACTGATCTGGTCAGCAAAATTCATCAGGAGCTTACCGACGGCAGTGAGGCCAACTACCGTGTGCCCGAAACCCTGCAGGGAGTGGCTGAGTGTTACATGCAGTTCCAGCAGAGTCACCGCCCGCACGACCTGTGGCATTACGTGACCCCGGATTACAACGGAGCCTGCGTGGTCTTCATGCTCTCCAGCGGGGACAACAAGGTCATGGAGGCCGTAACTGATTTTGTATCCGACTACTTTACCAAAAATCCCCCGCCCATGCCCGTGGCCTACAACTGGGCCGGACTGACTTACATCAACGTGGCCTGGCAGAACCAGATGGTTGAAGGGATGCTGCGTTCCTTTATCGGCAGTTTCGCCATCGTGCTGATTATGGCGGTATTCCTTTTCCGTTCGGTGAAATGGGGTGTCCTGTGCATGGTTCCGCTGACCATTACCATTGTCTTCATCTACGGATTCATCGGGCTGATCGGCAAGGATTACGACATGCCGGTGGCGGTGCTGGGGGTACTTACGTTGGGGATGTCCGTTGACTTTGCCATCCATTTTGTAGAGCGCAGCCGGAAAATCTATTCAGAGACCGGATCGTGGCGCGAAACCCTGACCCGCATGTACGGAGCCCCGGCAAGGGCCATCACCCGCAACGTGCTGGTCATTTCCATCGGCTTTTTGCCCATGCTTATCTCGGCACTCATTCCCTACCGCACCACCAGCCTGTTGTTGTCGTCCATCATGTTGCTTTCCGGCGTGCTTACGCTGGTAGTCATGCCGGCAATTATCACTCTGGCCCCGAAATGGTTCTTCGCCAGAGACAAGGTAGTTGTTCCTGAAGAATCTACTGCGACAACTGTCCCGGTGGAAGTAAATCGTTAA
- a CDS encoding outer membrane lipoprotein-sorting protein, with amino-acid sequence MKSLTLKIATLMLGLAVLATAAWAETPEVQIIVNRANHMALYQGETCKGKVHLEITDSQGRTRLRDLSILRKDVGADDGKQMYMSYFKSPADVRKMVFLVHKTTVPGKDDSRWLYMPSLDMVKRIAAGDKRTSFAGSDFLYEDISGRSLHEDVHELVGTENGFYVLKNTPRDPGDVEFSHYVAYVDEKTYIPMKMEYFKGDGKPYRTMEVVKVKNIASGKNGETYPTVTVSKVLNHETGSETVMTFSDVSYDLPVKESIFGERYLRRPPRELMR; translated from the coding sequence ATGAAATCATTAACATTAAAAATCGCTACTCTGATGCTTGGATTAGCCGTGTTGGCAACCGCTGCATGGGCGGAAACACCGGAAGTGCAGATTATCGTCAACCGGGCTAACCATATGGCCCTTTATCAGGGTGAAACCTGCAAGGGCAAAGTGCACCTTGAAATCACCGACAGTCAGGGCCGCACCCGGCTGCGCGACCTGAGCATCCTGCGCAAGGACGTGGGTGCGGATGACGGGAAGCAGATGTACATGTCCTATTTCAAATCCCCCGCCGATGTGCGCAAAATGGTTTTTCTGGTCCACAAAACCACTGTTCCGGGAAAGGATGATTCCCGCTGGCTGTATATGCCCAGCCTGGATATGGTCAAAAGGATTGCCGCCGGAGACAAGCGCACCAGCTTTGCGGGTTCTGACTTTCTTTATGAGGATATCTCCGGGCGCAGCCTGCATGAGGATGTGCACGAATTAGTCGGCACCGAGAACGGCTTTTATGTCCTAAAAAACACGCCCAGAGATCCCGGTGACGTGGAGTTCTCCCACTACGTGGCTTACGTGGATGAGAAAACATATATTCCTATGAAAATGGAGTATTTTAAGGGCGATGGTAAACCTTACCGGACCATGGAAGTGGTTAAAGTGAAGAACATCGCTTCGGGCAAAAATGGTGAAACCTACCCCACGGTGACAGTTTCCAAGGTGCTGAACCATGAAACCGGAAGCGAAACCGTGATGACCTTCTCCGATGTCAGCTATGACCTGCCGGTTAAGGAAAGCATCTTCGGTGAAAGATATTTGCGCAGACCTCCCCGGGAACTAATGCGATGA
- a CDS encoding MarR family transcriptional regulator: MDNKEEAIRYMTGRLMRIINKHSRIEDQPITLGEGVEITPHEIRCLHTIGLNEGANLKTVATILGVSKSAVSQMIGKLEKRGLARKDHAPDNRKELLAGLTEKGWEAFRIHQEFHERHMRNLIDRLGEFTDPQLATASAVLATVETVVDDRLDEMIGKIE, encoded by the coding sequence ATGGATAATAAAGAAGAAGCAATAAGATACATGACCGGACGATTGATGCGTATCATAAACAAGCACAGCCGCATTGAGGATCAGCCCATAACTCTTGGCGAGGGGGTTGAAATCACTCCGCATGAGATACGTTGCCTGCACACCATCGGGCTGAATGAAGGTGCCAACTTAAAGACCGTTGCCACCATTCTGGGAGTCAGTAAAAGTGCTGTATCCCAAATGATAGGCAAGCTTGAAAAGCGGGGCCTGGCTCGCAAGGATCATGCTCCCGATAACCGCAAAGAGCTTCTGGCCGGGCTGACGGAAAAGGGCTGGGAAGCTTTTAGGATTCATCAGGAGTTTCATGAGCGGCATATGCGTAATCTCATCGACCGGCTGGGTGAATTTACTGATCCGCAGCTGGCAACAGCTTCCGCTGTCCTCGCCACAGTAGAAACTGTGGTGGATGACCGGTTGGATGAGATGATCGGGAAAATTGAATAG
- a CDS encoding acyl-CoA dehydratase activase, protein MISLGIDIGYSAVKVAAVDENKEVVWSRYVLHRGEAAAKLRQILEELPPEMKSGVLYGAVTGSIGKGMADEKGVRSVNDIAAVVEGALLLVPECCAVAEIGGQRAGYITGFSKDRETRLEFSLNPDCSAGTGSFLEEQSSRIGIEIEDFSRIECGANSTPRIAGRCSVFAKTDITHHQQEGVSIPDILRGLAYATARNYRNAVMRGLPLNCPIFIAGGVARNRAVVSSLRKVLRLGENQLLTHEKSERAGAIGAAVIALKERLELDYGKLVSQRIVPFAAIGLEKATLAPLAGLGSGDAAGKHFCAPVPEVEEPIECWLGVDVGSTSTNVVLVDARNRVLGYRYLRTAGNPVKAVRVGLKELGEEFGNRVRVKGAATTGSGRNMTGKFIGADVVRDEITAQARAAVSLYPDVDTVYEIGGQDSKFISFKHGAVSDFQMNKVCAAGTGSFIEEQAKKIGIALDDYADIAFKSEQPVNLGERCTVFMETSISACLAQGEPVENIAAGLCYSIIKNYINRVVGRKKSGDMILLQGGVAYNQAVVNAFRSVTGKEIIVPPFFSVTGALGAAILAREEMDSAETGFKGFELDGAVAVHSNRNEQESAGLLAPGSFNRQVQDFIFRDYDPDLNPAKKTVGMPRTLFTFGMFPLFHTFFKELGVNVLLSEPTSGETIRLAQEYSLDETCYPIKLINGHAAELVEQNVDYLFFPDLFTAFHPNSKSRQTYGCPYMQLAFKIINEAMKLSEKEIILLSPTIAFSQGQDFMQNQFVELGRQLGRTAEESLAAIKAGMQNYQQLQKRMEERGRRTLNSLDPNEKGFVIISKIYGVADPVLNMGIPDKLAEMGYKTIPLYDLPETDIFDDYPNMFWPFGQHMMAAAKLVSRHPNLYPIFLTHHGCGPDTVFSHYFGEIMKDKPSLTIEVDEHSSSVGVQTRVEAFVNSLRQLPVLESLPIEDLVDKRFSSPVNISTDCTGFDSATVLLPNLYPYSEIACAMFKGAGVDAAVLGPTCAESIDLGRRFSCGNEYFSLTALLGDVLYSLKNCSNSQSPCVLIPQNEGAEVDGQYSRFLRCVLDHQDQEGVKLISPYLEEMRNLDFRSAQLLFLCLLAGDLVLLSPENLRGEHLKFVKEQVDADELSFEKLELLAARISEQLSRAAKAETGNTGTVMGIGEPLVLFNSALNDNIFNRLEEKGQRVIYAPLSEYLWNHWYDYYNYNKTEAHSSMRSNIAVFKEYLERISAKLGVHSHYEREFGTLKKIADRGLGYYAGGFGRYRGAKIMEEVSGVKGVISVTSMYENTGISLGILKDRLDDKPYAPILSLTFDGNRNENNRLKVDSFIYNL, encoded by the coding sequence ATGATCAGTCTAGGCATAGATATCGGCTACTCAGCTGTAAAAGTGGCAGCAGTTGATGAAAACAAGGAAGTGGTTTGGAGCAGATATGTACTGCACCGGGGCGAAGCTGCTGCAAAACTGCGGCAGATTCTTGAAGAATTGCCGCCTGAGATGAAGTCAGGGGTATTGTACGGCGCGGTAACGGGAAGCATTGGCAAGGGCATGGCCGATGAAAAGGGAGTGCGGTCCGTGAATGATATTGCCGCTGTTGTTGAGGGCGCGCTGCTGCTTGTCCCGGAGTGTTGTGCCGTTGCTGAAATCGGCGGGCAGAGGGCTGGCTATATTACCGGATTTTCAAAAGACAGGGAGACCCGGCTTGAGTTTTCCCTGAACCCGGATTGTTCTGCTGGTACCGGTTCCTTTCTTGAAGAGCAGTCCTCGCGCATAGGTATTGAGATTGAGGATTTTTCTCGAATCGAATGCGGAGCGAACTCCACTCCCCGCATTGCCGGAAGGTGCAGTGTTTTTGCTAAGACGGACATTACCCATCACCAGCAGGAAGGGGTTTCCATACCGGATATTCTGCGTGGTCTGGCCTATGCCACGGCCCGGAATTACCGCAATGCGGTCATGCGCGGTTTGCCCCTGAATTGTCCGATATTTATTGCCGGGGGAGTTGCCCGCAACAGGGCGGTAGTTTCTTCATTGCGTAAGGTCCTTCGTCTGGGTGAAAATCAGCTTCTGACCCATGAAAAGAGCGAACGGGCCGGAGCAATAGGAGCGGCTGTAATCGCTCTTAAAGAGCGGCTTGAACTCGATTACGGGAAGCTTGTTTCACAGCGGATTGTCCCGTTTGCTGCAATCGGTCTGGAGAAAGCGACCTTAGCTCCACTGGCAGGACTGGGTTCCGGGGATGCGGCGGGCAAGCATTTCTGCGCCCCTGTTCCTGAGGTCGAAGAGCCCATTGAATGCTGGCTCGGTGTGGATGTGGGGTCCACAAGCACCAATGTGGTTCTGGTTGATGCCAGAAACAGGGTGCTTGGGTACCGTTATCTGCGTACTGCGGGTAATCCGGTCAAGGCGGTCCGGGTCGGGCTCAAGGAGTTGGGGGAGGAATTCGGGAACAGGGTCCGGGTTAAAGGTGCCGCCACTACCGGGTCAGGCCGCAACATGACCGGGAAGTTCATCGGGGCAGATGTGGTCCGGGACGAAATTACGGCTCAGGCCCGCGCTGCGGTGAGTCTCTATCCTGATGTTGACACGGTGTATGAGATCGGCGGTCAGGATTCAAAGTTTATATCCTTTAAGCATGGTGCGGTCTCGGATTTTCAGATGAACAAGGTCTGCGCCGCCGGAACAGGATCCTTTATTGAAGAGCAGGCCAAGAAAATCGGCATTGCCCTAGATGATTACGCTGACATTGCCTTTAAGAGCGAGCAGCCAGTCAATCTAGGTGAACGTTGCACGGTGTTCATGGAAACAAGTATATCGGCCTGCCTTGCGCAGGGCGAGCCGGTGGAAAATATCGCAGCCGGGCTCTGCTATTCCATCATAAAAAATTATATCAACCGGGTTGTGGGCCGTAAGAAATCCGGGGACATGATTTTGCTGCAGGGCGGGGTTGCCTATAATCAGGCCGTGGTCAATGCTTTTCGCTCTGTTACCGGTAAGGAGATCATTGTTCCTCCTTTTTTCAGTGTCACCGGGGCGTTGGGGGCCGCTATTCTGGCCCGTGAGGAAATGGACTCCGCTGAAACCGGCTTCAAGGGATTTGAGCTTGATGGCGCAGTTGCCGTACATTCCAATAGGAATGAGCAGGAGTCTGCAGGACTATTAGCACCGGGAAGTTTCAACCGTCAGGTGCAGGATTTCATTTTCCGAGATTACGACCCGGATCTCAACCCGGCCAAAAAGACTGTGGGCATGCCGCGCACCCTGTTTACTTTCGGGATGTTTCCCCTGTTCCATACTTTTTTCAAGGAACTTGGAGTAAACGTGCTGCTCTCTGAACCCACATCCGGTGAGACCATCAGGCTGGCGCAGGAATATTCGTTGGATGAAACCTGCTATCCGATAAAACTGATCAACGGACATGCCGCTGAACTGGTGGAACAGAACGTTGATTACCTGTTTTTCCCGGACCTGTTCACCGCCTTCCATCCCAATTCAAAGTCCCGTCAGACTTACGGCTGCCCGTACATGCAGCTGGCCTTCAAAATTATCAACGAGGCCATGAAGCTCAGTGAAAAGGAAATCATTTTGCTTTCCCCGACGATTGCTTTCAGTCAGGGGCAGGATTTCATGCAGAATCAGTTTGTGGAACTGGGCCGCCAGCTTGGCAGAACAGCTGAAGAGTCTCTGGCAGCCATCAAGGCTGGGATGCAGAATTATCAGCAACTACAGAAGCGTATGGAGGAACGGGGCCGCCGGACCCTTAACTCCCTTGATCCGAATGAAAAGGGGTTTGTGATCATTTCCAAGATTTACGGCGTTGCTGATCCGGTTCTCAATATGGGCATCCCGGATAAACTGGCTGAGATGGGCTACAAAACAATCCCCCTCTACGACCTGCCGGAAACGGACATTTTTGACGATTACCCCAATATGTTCTGGCCTTTCGGGCAGCATATGATGGCGGCGGCGAAACTGGTTTCCAGACATCCCAATCTCTATCCCATCTTCCTGACCCATCACGGCTGCGGCCCGGATACGGTTTTCTCCCACTATTTCGGGGAAATCATGAAGGATAAGCCGTCCCTGACCATCGAGGTGGATGAACATTCTTCAAGCGTGGGCGTGCAGACACGGGTTGAGGCTTTTGTAAACAGCCTGCGTCAGCTGCCGGTACTTGAATCCCTGCCCATTGAAGATCTGGTGGATAAACGGTTTTCCAGTCCGGTCAATATTTCCACCGACTGCACGGGGTTTGATTCCGCAACTGTGCTTTTGCCCAATCTCTATCCCTATTCGGAAATAGCCTGCGCTATGTTCAAGGGGGCTGGGGTAGATGCCGCCGTACTCGGTCCTACCTGCGCGGAGAGTATTGATCTGGGGCGCAGGTTCTCTTGCGGCAACGAGTATTTCTCGCTTACGGCCCTGCTGGGGGATGTCCTTTATTCCTTGAAAAATTGTTCCAACAGTCAGTCGCCGTGCGTTCTCATCCCCCAGAACGAGGGCGCCGAAGTGGACGGGCAGTACAGCCGTTTCCTGCGTTGTGTTCTCGATCATCAGGATCAGGAAGGGGTGAAATTGATTTCTCCGTATCTTGAGGAAATGCGAAATCTGGATTTCCGCAGCGCACAATTGCTTTTCCTCTGCCTGCTGGCCGGGGATCTTGTGTTGCTCAGTCCGGAGAATCTGCGCGGGGAACATCTTAAGTTCGTTAAAGAGCAGGTTGATGCCGATGAACTGTCTTTCGAAAAACTTGAGTTGTTGGCCGCAAGGATCAGCGAGCAGTTGAGTCGTGCTGCCAAAGCCGAAACCGGCAATACCGGAACCGTCATGGGCATCGGTGAACCGCTGGTGCTTTTCAACAGCGCACTCAACGACAATATCTTCAACAGACTGGAAGAAAAGGGGCAGCGGGTGATTTATGCTCCATTGAGCGAGTACCTGTGGAACCACTGGTACGACTACTACAACTACAACAAGACCGAAGCGCATTCCTCCATGCGCAGCAACATCGCCGTGTTCAAGGAATATCTGGAAAGGATATCCGCAAAGCTGGGCGTACATAGCCATTACGAGCGAGAGTTCGGCACGCTCAAAAAAATCGCGGATCGCGGGCTTGGCTATTATGCCGGAGGATTCGGGCGCTATCGCGGTGCCAAGATAATGGAAGAGGTGTCCGGGGTAAAAGGCGTTATTTCTGTGACCTCCATGTACGAGAACACCGGGATCAGCCTCGGGATTCTCAAGGACCGTCTTGATGACAAGCCTTACGCTCCCATCCTTTCCCTGACCTTTGACGGCAACAGGAACGAGAATAACCGACTCAAAGTGGATTCATTTATCTACAATCTTTAA
- a CDS encoding class I SAM-dependent methyltransferase, with translation MNKENHTETRCNGGHGHHGRHGRGPSSFWMQDPDMVFMGLALKNGTTFLELGCGPGDYCIRAAQTIGPEGMVYGLDSNVQRLTELDNQAKKEGFKNIRAVLGDMLGELPFEDDSVDFCLMSTSLHCVNLELEGHGVFKEIRRVLKFSGQVAVLECKKEKSDFGPPLHMRISDTDIKTVAEPLGFSELMYMDLGYNYLIRLKKEEM, from the coding sequence ATGAATAAGGAAAATCACACAGAAACACGGTGCAATGGCGGTCACGGTCATCATGGTCGGCATGGTCGAGGTCCTTCAAGTTTTTGGATGCAGGACCCGGATATGGTCTTCATGGGGCTTGCTTTGAAAAATGGGACCACCTTTCTTGAATTAGGCTGCGGTCCCGGAGATTATTGCATTAGGGCAGCACAAACTATTGGCCCCGAAGGAATGGTCTATGGTCTGGACAGCAATGTTCAGCGGCTCACTGAGCTGGATAATCAGGCAAAGAAGGAGGGATTTAAAAATATCAGGGCTGTGCTGGGAGATATGCTCGGAGAGCTCCCCTTTGAGGATGACAGCGTGGATTTTTGCCTTATGAGCACCTCCTTGCATTGCGTGAATCTGGAGTTGGAGGGACATGGAGTTTTCAAGGAAATCAGACGTGTCCTGAAGTTTTCCGGGCAGGTTGCGGTTCTGGAATGCAAGAAGGAAAAAAGTGACTTCGGTCCGCCGCTGCATATGCGTATTTCCGATACAGATATCAAGACTGTAGCTGAACCGCTGGGGTTCAGTGAACTTATGTATATGGATTTGGGTTATAATTATTTGATCCGTCTAAAGAAAGAGGAAATGTAG
- a CDS encoding flavodoxin domain-containing protein has protein sequence MNILNLYGSLNGHTEKVAFEIEKAVAGAGHAIRTVNVKKDDSVIDLLEYDLTFIGSGVYTWLPGKPVLNWMEKQMAHARKNDLILPGSPRVPGKFVCVYCTYAGPHTGEAEAVPALKYMGQLFDHLGITVADEWSVVGAFVPEKMRHFNASGRLGNIEGRPNAEDLKQVREKTGGLLESIRSYSVV, from the coding sequence GTGAATATTCTTAATTTGTACGGCTCGTTGAACGGGCACACTGAAAAGGTTGCCTTTGAAATCGAGAAAGCTGTTGCCGGGGCTGGACATGCGATCAGGACCGTCAACGTAAAGAAAGATGACAGTGTAATCGATCTGCTGGAATATGATTTAACTTTCATCGGCTCCGGGGTATATACTTGGCTGCCGGGAAAGCCCGTACTGAACTGGATGGAAAAACAGATGGCCCATGCCCGTAAGAATGATCTGATCCTGCCCGGTTCGCCGCGCGTGCCGGGTAAATTCGTCTGCGTGTATTGCACCTATGCCGGACCGCACACCGGTGAAGCTGAGGCAGTTCCAGCTCTCAAGTACATGGGGCAGCTTTTTGATCACCTTGGGATTACCGTGGCGGATGAATGGAGCGTGGTCGGGGCGTTTGTCCCAGAAAAAATGCGTCATTTCAACGCATCCGGGCGGCTTGGGAATATCGAAGGACGGCCCAATGCTGAAGATTTGAAGCAGGTGCGTGAAAAAACGGGCGGTTTGCTGGAATCAATCAGGAGCTATAGTGTGGTTTAA
- a CDS encoding TraR/DksA C4-type zinc finger protein, producing MQHDLEQKIEKFVSAADDPFTAKRMNELKANLKEVNSALATHEMGLYGACIDCGETIPKARLEENHETIRCERCAQ from the coding sequence ATGCAACATGATCTTGAACAAAAAATTGAAAAATTTGTATCTGCGGCAGACGATCCATTTACAGCAAAGCGAATGAATGAGTTGAAGGCCAACCTCAAGGAAGTAAATTCCGCTCTTGCGACACATGAAATGGGACTCTATGGAGCATGTATAGACTGTGGTGAGACAATTCCGAAGGCAAGACTTGAGGAAAATCATGAGACCATTCGATGTGAAAGATGTGCTCAGTAA